GGTCCTCGGAGGGGCGACCCTGATGTGGTTCAGACATATTTAGGGGCTGTCAGGCACTTGGTGTGAGGGCGGAGAGAAATAGAGGTGGGAGGCCGCGTAAGGTAGGACAACGGGAATTGTTGAGGTTATGTAGCCATCTTGGGTAGATCAAAGTGCGCCATGTCTTGTATTTATCAGCTTCAAGCCATGTAAAACTCTGTGATAAATAATCCAATCGTGACGTTGTGTCATGGACTACCTATCTCAAAGTTACCCCCGGCTGCTGCGGATCGTCGCGGGAATTGCGGGTGAGCGGATATTGCGGATCTCTTAGTATCTGGAACCCGCAATGACCCGATGACTTTGAGATATATGTTTCGGGGCTTTCTTCTATTGCAACTTGAACGGATAGCCATCATCGGTGCATAGAAAGTTTATCCTTGTCCCCTTGACTCCCAACCGCCATGTCTTCGTCACGTCCAACTCTCATGCGCTCCCTTCTCCTCACCAAACCCGAAGGCTCCCTCAAGCCGAGTCTCTCCTTCACCACGAAGCAGCCAGTTCCGCTGCCTCCCCCGGGACACTTGCTTGTCAAGGTCCACGCCTCCGCGATTCAACCCTCCGACAGCTTCAATGCCCTGGGCGGCTTCGGCTCAACTACATTTCCACGCATTCCTGGGCGAGACTTTTCTGGCGTTGTTGTCGCCTCTGGTGATACTGAGCCCTCTCCGCTTCTGAACTTGGCCGTTATCGGCACTTCAGGCTTCACTCACGCTTTTACGGAGGATGGATTTCACGCCGAATATGCTGTTGTGCCTGCTGATGGTGTTACGCCAAAACCATCAGCCCTCGCTCATACACAGGCGGCCACCATTGGAGTTCCCTTCACAACAGCAGCTCTCATGGTCAAGCGCTCGGGTGCTGTGAAGGGGGATAAAGCACTTGTCCTGGGCGCTCGAGGCGCTGTTGGAAGTGCAGCAGCAATTatgcttgaggatcttggctgTCAGGTTATTCGAGCCGTCCGTGGCCCTGGAGCCGATGTCGACACTAGCGCTGATCCTGAATTACTCGGGGTGCAAGATTTGACCAGCAAGAAGGGCGTGAATGTTGTCATCGACACAATTGGCGTTCCAGCTCTCACAGCGGCCGCCATCGACGGCGCCCTCGCTCACGGCGGCACACTGGTCTTTATCGCGGCGCCAAAAGGTGGAAGCCCGACGCTGACACTAAAGATGAGAGACTTTTACCGCGCTGAGAAGAGCCTCATTGGCATCAATTCGGTGTCACACAAGAGCAGTGTGATGGCTGAGCTGCTTCAAAGTCTTGAGCCCATCTTTCAGAGTGGCAAGTGGGAGCAGGCTGGTAATGATAAATGGAAAGAGGTCActctggaggaggcagagaaaGTATATCTAGACCATGCACCAGGAGAAAAGTTTGTCATTAAGATGTAGACTAGAGGAGGTCGAAGGGTCGTTGGTTCATCACACTTAGAGACCACGAAGATCGTCATAGGTACGCAACATTAGTGGACCTTTATCACTCTATTTCAAGATTTCTTCCCTTTATCCTTTTAGTCTAATCTCCTTAATAATAAACCATGGAGCCCTGTTTCATCCCTGTATCTTCTTGGTCCCGTCTATGATGGACTGCGCAAAAGTGCCTCTCACTGCTGCCTTCTCAACTGTCAACAACGACGTGATAGTGCCTCCCTTCGGCGATGAGACATTCTCCCTATACTCTGCCGGCGAGCACTCGCCTTGACGTAGCATCTCGGCCAGCCCCAACATGCTCTGCGCGGCCAGCTCCAAGGCTTCAGGCCTTCGCATGCCTTCCATGACGCAGCCATCCAGAAGTCCGTCCAAAGCGACAGTCATAATGGCCATTGATGAGCCGACTAGCAGAGAGCCAATGTCAAACACTTCTGAAGCCAATACTTTGACTCCCCCGATCTGCTCGAAGATCCAGCGCAAGGTGTCGCTTAGCTCATCGGGGAGGGAGGGGTTATGTTCGATAATGGTCATGGACTGGCGAATTCGCGCTGCGACGTTGGGCATGGCGCGGACAACATagggccttgggcttgcATCGTTGTTGTTGCTAATATGGCTTTCCAGAACTTGTGGTGTTTTCCCAGCGAGAACACTGATCAAGAGCTTTCCGGAAAGTGCCTCTTCCATGCCCTCAGCACCTAGAATGTCTTTGGCCATGTGTGGCTTACAgccgaggatgatgatgtcggccTCCTTCATGGCCCAGAGACTTTCGTCGTTGGCCAACACTATTCGTTCCATGTCTTGCTCAAACTGGAGCTTGAGGCGATCTCTCGACTCGACCGTCTTTGTGACGACGATGAATCGCGAGATGCGGGGATTGGGGTCTGACCGTGTCGCATCGAGCAACCCGCTCAGGATGGCAGAGCCCATATTGCCTACGCCATCACATCAGTTTGTTTATCGTTTCTCACTGGTAAGATGACTTGCCGCAGCCAACAATGGCCACTGTCTGATTGGATGCCATGGCGCTTAACAAGACAGAGTCAACTGACAACAGAGAATTAAGCTGCGGTGAAACTTTCACTCAGCATTAATGTACCCCTCGGGAACTTGAGTTGACTGAATGTCCCTAACCTTCACTCGGCTTCTTGACTCACCAGCGTCTCGGTAGTTGTATGCTCCGGTCTCGCCAATAAAAGTTTCTGCTTGGATGTGGGGTGCAGCAACAGACATTCGTCTTATCGCCCCCGATGTCGGGTTCTCGGCCAATTGAGCCAATAGAAAGGCATCGATTTGCTCATGAGCTGTTGATGGTTTGCATTGATTCGCTGCATATTTCCGTGGCGGGAGTCAAATTTGAGCCTCGCTTCCGCATCGCAAGATCTGCCAGTCTCTGGCTCCCCTGGGTCCCGTCCCTCGACCTCCAGGATGCCCCCTCGCAGGATGTTTACAGGCTGCTGGATATGTCGGTCACGGCGGCTCAAGTGCGATGAAACAAAGCCAGAGTGTATCCAATGCCAGTTGAAGGGCATATTTTGTGGAGGTTATCGCACCAGGCTTCAGTAAATGCGTCCAACCTCCATTTATGGCCGCCTAGACAATATCGTACCAGCTAGCCCTCGGCACATGCACAGGCAGAGGTTTCTTCCTAGTGAACGGCACCGACCGTTCCAATACTGGCGTGTCCGGTCGCTAACCTGGGAATAGCATCGCGCATGAAATCTCTGAGCATCGAGGCAGCACTATCAAATATCAACAAAGCTGCTGCGCGCTCAACGTCCAAAGACTGCGGTCCCTTTTCGGTATTTACCAtcgagagccatgatggcgctCCAGAGAGACTACCTCCTTCCTGCGGTGAGACAGACTCAGTGGAGCATGCAGAGGACGAGGCACAAGCACCTAGTCTGGTAGACTCACCTTTGGTGAACACTGGAAATGGCAATTCTTAAATTTGATCACTGGTAAACAAAACTATTGACCTGCACGCTATCAGCAGGTGCCTATTCCAGTGGCTTCTTAGCATCAAGTCGCAATAAGCATGAAAATCTGTCGTTTAGTCGACTCTCGAACGACCTATTGTTGCACAGTATGAaccttgttcttggtctCTGCCTATGAACTCAAGCCCCCGACTCCTTGATTGACACGTTGATCAGCATCGACTTGACAGTCAGATACTCGTCGATACCATGTCGGCCGCCTTCTCTACCATAGCCACTCTCCTTGACGCCACCAAAAGGACTCTCACAAGCACTGAGCACTCCAACGTTGACACCCACCATTCCAACCTCGAGGGCCTCTGCGACCTGCCACATCCGAGGGGTGCTTTCGGTGCAGATAAAACTGCCGAGTCCGACGTCGCAGTCATTGGCCAGTGCAATAACCTCGTCGGTCGTTTCGAACTTGTACAAGCCAACCACCGGCGCAAAGGTCTCTTCTTGACTCATAAGCATGTCTTCGTGGCTCATGTCTTTAATGACAGTCGGCTGAATGAAATATCCTTTGAACTCTGTTAAAGGTGCCCCCCCAAGAACCACCTCGGCGCCGCGCATCTTTGCGTCTAGATATTATTAGAATTTCCAATGATAGCTGGCTGGTTGCTTAGGTACCTTCAATATGGCTCATTGCCTTGTCAACTGCCCGCTCGTGCGTGAGGGGCCCTATAAAAACATCTGGCTCAGTACCAGGACCGACCTTCAgcgtcttgaccttgtcgacaAGAGCCTTGGCGAATGCATCATAGATGCGGCTCTGCACAAAGACACGGTTGGCGGTTACGCATGTCTGACCAGAGTTTCTGAACTTGGCCACGATAAAGGCGTCGATGGCTGTCTCCAGAttggcatcgtcaaagacGATAAAGGGACTATTTCCGCCGAGCTCCAGGGACAGCTTGGTCAAATTTCCGCTGCACTGGCTCGCGAGTAGTTTTCCAATTCTTGTACTGCCCGTGAAGCTCAGCTTGCGCACGAGCTTGCTGGTACAAAGAGTctcgccaacctcggccaCCAAGTCGAGGGTGGTAATGACGTTGATGCATCCTTTGGGGAAACCTGCCTCTTGGGCGAGCACAGCTTGAGCCAGGCAACTCAGGGGCGTCTCTCCGGCAGGCTTCCATACAGTTGTACAGCCGGCAGCTAGAGCCGCGCCGCATTTCCGAGTGATCATGGCGATGGGGAAGTTCCAGGGGGCCATGCACGCTGCCACACCAAGAGGTTGCTTGAAGGTCAGGATCCTCTGCTTCGGGTTGGAAGAAGGGATAACCTCGCCATAGGTACGTTCGGCCTCGCCAGCGAACCactccaagaaggaggctgcgTAGGTCACCTCCCCTTTTGCTTCGGCTAGTGTCTTTCCATTCTCGAGACAGAGGATGAGGGCAAGATCGTCGGCATTTTCCAAGCAGAGGTCGCTCCACTTGCGCAACCATCGCGCACGTTGTCTTGCGGTCGTCTCTTTGTATGATTGAAAGGCCGTATATGCTGACTGGATTGCTTTGAGGGTATCCGCGGATCCCATCTCTGGGACGGATGCGATCTTGTCAAGAGTAGCGGGATCAAGGACATCAAAGGTCCTGCCCGAGGTTGCATCTACCCAAGAACCATCGATATAACCCTGAGTTCGGAACAGGTCCTTTCGGGCAATGCTTTCGAGGATCTTAGAGCCCATGGTAGCAAGCTGTACCGATGTTTGGTGTTGGGGTTGTGAGAAGCGATAGAATACAAGACTCAAAGGAGGAAGATTCAGAATTACAAACAATATTTCATTCAACCCTGAATAAATGTTTCTCAACCGTCGACTTCATTTACAATCATCCCCGCGCTTCAGCGGTTTAGTCGGCTATTGGTCCGACCAAGTCGGCATTTAGCGGCCGATATTCAGCGAGGGCTAGTGAGACATGCACCTCTGATCTACAGTAAGACGGCGACTTGATCACC
This region of Fusarium keratoplasticum isolate Fu6.1 chromosome 7, whole genome shotgun sequence genomic DNA includes:
- a CDS encoding PKS-ER domain-containing protein, encoding MSSSRPTLMRSLLLTKPEGSLKPSLSFTTKQPVPLPPPGHLLVKVHASAIQPSDSFNALGGFGSTTFPRIPGRDFSGVVVASGDTEPSPLLNLAVIGTSGFTHAFTEDGFHAEYAVVPADGVTPKPSALAHTQAATIGVPFTTAALMVKRSGAVKGDKALVLGARGAVGSAAAIMLEDLGCQVIRAVRGPGADVDTSADPELLGVQDLTSKKGVNVVIDTIGVPALTAAAIDGALAHGGTLVFIAAPKGGSPTLTLKMRDFYRAEKSLIGINSVSHKSSVMAELLQSLEPIFQSGKWEQAGNDKWKEVTLEEAEKVYLDHAPGEKFVIKM
- a CDS encoding Aldedh domain-containing protein, yielding MGSKILESIARKDLFRTQGYIDGSWVDATSGRTFDVLDPATLDKIASVPEMGSADTLKAIQSAYTAFQSYKETTARQRARWLRKWSDLCLENADDLALILCLENGKTLAEAKGEVTYAASFLEWFAGEAERTYGEVIPSSNPKQRILTFKQPLGVAACMAPWNFPIAMITRKCGAALAAGCTTVWKPAGETPLSCLAQAVLAQEAGFPKGCINVITTLDLVAEVGETLCTSKLVRKLSFTGSTRIGKLLASQCSGNLTKLSLELGGNSPFIVFDDANLETAIDAFIVAKFRNSGQTCVTANRVFVQSRIYDAFAKALVDKVKTLKVGPGTEPDVFIGPLTHERAVDKAMSHIEDAKMRGAEVVLGGAPLTEFKGYFIQPTVIKDMSHEDMLMSQEETFAPVVGLYKFETTDEVIALANDCDVGLGSFICTESTPRMWQVAEALEVGMVGVNVGVLSACESPFGGVKESGYGREGGRHGIDEYLTVKSMLINVSIKESGA